The following are encoded together in the Proteiniphilum saccharofermentans genome:
- a CDS encoding fumarate hydratase: MATKPFIYQEPFPMSKDQTSYYLLTKEHVSVASFEGKEILKVSKEGLTLLAETAFRDVEFLLRPDHQEQVAGILADPEASDNDKFVALTFLRNAEISAKGILPFCQDTGTAIIMGKKGQQVWTDGNDEEALSRGVYNTFVNENLRYSQNAALNMYDEVNTGTNLPAQIDLYATEGDEYKFLCIAKGGGSANKTYLYQETKALLTPGKLEEFLIAKMKSLGTAACPPYHLAFVIGGTSAEANLKTVKLASAKYYDNLPTEGNELGQAFRDIELENRLKKASVELGLGAQFGGKYFAHDVRVIRLPRHGASCPVGMGVSCSADRNIKAKINREGIWIEKLEDNPTRLIPEEYREAGEGGGVNIDLNRPMGEILAELSKYPVSTRLSLNGTIIVGRDIAHAKLKERIDRGEGLPQYIKDHPIYYAGPAKTPEGYASGSMGPTTAGRMDSYVDLFQSHGGSMIMLAKGNRSQQVTDACKKHGGFYLGSIGGPAAILAQDSIKSLECVEYPELGMEAIWKIEVEDFPAFILVDDKGNDFFQIVTQPNCAVG; encoded by the coding sequence AAAGGAGCATGTATCAGTGGCATCCTTTGAAGGGAAAGAAATCCTGAAGGTCTCGAAAGAGGGATTAACCCTATTGGCGGAGACTGCTTTCCGTGATGTGGAATTCCTGCTGCGCCCCGACCACCAGGAGCAAGTGGCTGGCATTCTCGCCGACCCTGAAGCAAGTGACAATGATAAGTTCGTGGCACTCACCTTTCTGCGTAATGCCGAAATATCGGCGAAAGGGATTCTTCCTTTCTGTCAGGATACGGGTACGGCGATTATCATGGGGAAAAAGGGACAGCAGGTATGGACCGACGGGAACGATGAGGAGGCCCTTTCACGGGGAGTGTACAATACTTTCGTGAACGAGAACCTGCGTTATTCCCAGAATGCGGCATTGAACATGTATGATGAAGTGAACACGGGCACGAACCTGCCCGCGCAAATCGACCTCTATGCAACGGAGGGAGACGAGTACAAGTTCCTCTGCATTGCCAAAGGAGGCGGTTCGGCCAATAAAACCTATCTCTATCAGGAGACCAAAGCGCTGCTTACTCCCGGTAAACTGGAAGAGTTCCTGATCGCAAAAATGAAGTCACTGGGAACTGCTGCCTGCCCTCCCTATCACCTGGCGTTCGTGATTGGTGGCACCTCGGCCGAAGCGAATCTGAAGACGGTGAAGCTTGCCTCCGCCAAATACTATGATAACCTGCCCACGGAAGGGAATGAGCTGGGACAGGCCTTCCGGGACATTGAACTGGAGAACAGGCTGAAGAAAGCTTCCGTAGAGTTGGGACTTGGTGCACAGTTTGGAGGGAAATATTTCGCCCATGACGTGCGGGTTATCCGCCTGCCGCGCCATGGCGCTTCCTGTCCCGTAGGGATGGGAGTATCCTGTTCGGCCGACCGCAACATCAAGGCAAAAATCAACCGTGAAGGTATCTGGATCGAAAAACTGGAGGATAATCCCACCCGTCTTATTCCTGAAGAATACCGTGAAGCGGGTGAAGGAGGGGGAGTGAATATCGACCTCAACAGGCCTATGGGTGAAATCCTCGCGGAGCTTTCCAAATATCCGGTCTCCACCCGCCTTTCGCTGAATGGTACGATCATTGTCGGTAGGGACATAGCCCATGCCAAGCTTAAAGAACGCATCGATCGCGGGGAAGGGCTCCCACAGTATATCAAGGATCATCCTATTTACTATGCGGGCCCGGCCAAGACTCCGGAGGGTTATGCTTCCGGATCGATGGGACCCACCACGGCAGGGCGCATGGACTCATACGTGGATCTGTTCCAGTCGCACGGCGGCAGCATGATCATGCTGGCAAAAGGGAACCGCAGTCAGCAGGTTACGGATGCCTGTAAAAAGCATGGAGGTTTCTATTTAGGCAGCATTGGCGGGCCGGCAGCCATCCTGGCGCAGGATAGCATCAAGAGCCTTGAATGTGTGGAGTATCCCGAATTGGGGATGGAAGCGATATGGAAGATTGAAGTGGAAGATTTTCCGGCATTTATCCTGGTGGATGACAAGGGAAATGATTTCTTTCAGATAGTGACACAGCCTAATTGTGCAGTAGGGTAA
- a CDS encoding PepSY-like domain-containing protein has protein sequence MKQKAILIILALAVITLPFLSCDDDKLSDAAASDIRAFIENKYPGAQVVEIDRARNTIEVDIIHDTLSKDVVFDLNNNWLHTSWDVRVSELPQAISNIVNDPAYSGYHIDDADFVETPRGNYYLLELEKGNSEIKVKIDETGKVLN, from the coding sequence ATGAAACAAAAAGCTATCTTAATAATATTGGCTCTGGCTGTAATAACACTGCCATTTTTGAGCTGTGATGACGACAAATTATCGGATGCTGCCGCCAGCGATATCAGGGCATTTATCGAAAACAAATATCCGGGTGCACAGGTCGTGGAGATTGACCGGGCAAGGAACACCATCGAGGTGGATATAATCCATGACACTTTAAGCAAAGATGTTGTCTTCGACCTGAATAATAACTGGCTGCACACATCATGGGATGTCAGGGTTTCCGAATTACCACAGGCGATAAGTAACATAGTAAATGATCCCGCATACAGTGGATACCATATCGATGATGCCGACTTTGTAGAAACGCCTCGGGGCAATTACTACCTGCTGGAACTTGAAAAGGGTAACTCCGAAATAAAAGTAAAAATCGATGAAACCGGAAAAGTATTAAATTAA
- a CDS encoding response regulator transcription factor encodes MKILIVEDEPSLQELIRRTLERERYVVECASTYQSALRKIEDYEYDCILLDIMLPDGNGLLILEALKKMQKPDSVIIISANDALEDKIGGLELGADDYLAKPFHLAELIARIRSVIRRKQQDGNMAIETGNVKIYPDGFKVTVGDKDIDLNRKEYDILFYFANRSNRLINKHTLAEAVWGDHIDQVDNFDFIYAQIKNLRKKLKESGASIEIKAVYGIGYKLIIE; translated from the coding sequence ATGAAGATATTGATAGTGGAAGATGAACCCTCCTTGCAGGAGTTGATCAGGCGAACCCTGGAAAGAGAAAGGTATGTGGTGGAATGTGCTTCAACCTATCAATCGGCCCTTCGGAAGATTGAAGATTACGAATACGATTGTATCCTGTTGGATATTATGCTTCCCGATGGTAACGGGTTATTGATACTGGAAGCTTTAAAGAAAATGCAAAAACCGGACAGTGTGATCATTATCTCGGCTAATGACGCACTGGAAGATAAAATTGGAGGGCTGGAACTGGGCGCGGATGACTATCTGGCTAAACCCTTTCATCTGGCCGAACTGATTGCCCGGATCAGGAGTGTTATACGACGGAAACAACAGGACGGCAACATGGCCATTGAGACAGGCAATGTGAAAATTTATCCTGATGGATTCAAGGTTACTGTTGGAGACAAGGATATAGACCTTAACCGCAAGGAATACGACATACTTTTCTATTTTGCAAATCGCAGCAACCGGCTGATCAATAAACACACACTCGCAGAAGCGGTGTGGGGCGACCATATCGATCAAGTCGATAATTTCGACTTCATTTATGCGCAGATCAAAAACCTGAGGAAGAAACTGAAAGAATCCGGGGCAAGCATAGAAATAAAAGCCGTATACGGTATCGGCTATAAACTAATTATTGAATAA
- a CDS encoding PepSY-like domain-containing protein, with product MKKLILLFFCVAAVHVTAKAGNDRPISFDQLPAQSQQMIKKYFPNQSVALVKMEREFSGKSYEVIFTNGNKAEFDRKGIWKEIDCKYTELPSEVVPPQIANYVRTNYPDLKITKIEKKSRNRHEIELLNGMELEFDANFNVIDIDD from the coding sequence ATGAAAAAATTAATTCTTTTATTTTTCTGCGTGGCCGCCGTCCACGTAACAGCCAAAGCCGGCAACGACAGACCTATCAGTTTTGATCAACTGCCGGCCCAGTCTCAACAGATGATCAAGAAATATTTCCCCAACCAGTCCGTTGCATTGGTTAAAATGGAGCGTGAATTTTCGGGAAAAAGCTATGAAGTCATTTTCACCAATGGAAACAAAGCGGAATTTGACAGAAAAGGGATCTGGAAAGAGATTGATTGCAAGTACACGGAACTTCCTTCGGAAGTAGTGCCTCCGCAAATCGCTAATTATGTGAGGACGAATTATCCCGACTTAAAAATAACCAAAATAGAGAAAAAGAGTCGAAACCGGCATGAGATCGAATTATTGAATGGCATGGAACTGGAATTCGACGCTAACTTTAATGTAATTGATATTGATGATTAA
- a CDS encoding sensor histidine kinase yields MKLIYHIIIRLSIVLSIVLAIWAVFFYMRMIDEINDETDDSLEDYSEQIIMRQLAGEEMPSESNNSNNQYYLKEITAVEAQSKPHIHYIDSMIYIPLKRETEPARILTTVYRDENGKYYELVVAIPTIEKKDLKEAILYWMIFLYFGLLFCILLINVWIYHQSNRPLHKLLAWLNRYKIGKENTPLNNDTGITEFKRLNEAVVKSMQRSEEVFEEQKLFIGNASHEIQTPLAVCRNRLENLMEDESLTETQLEELSKTLQTLEQITRLNKTLLLLSKIENRQFPGTHHIELNSIIKKNINDYQEVYAHMNVEVEIRESGIFKVIMNETLADILVNNIIKNAFVHNIANGKIVIEISPSKLVIKNSGQEFALDSQLIFKRFHQGNKKPESSGLGLALIKSICDLEKLHISYAFENNFHRFEISR; encoded by the coding sequence ATGAAACTGATCTACCATATCATCATCCGTTTGAGCATTGTACTCAGTATTGTCCTGGCTATATGGGCTGTCTTCTTTTATATGAGGATGATCGATGAAATAAACGATGAAACCGACGACTCACTGGAAGATTACTCCGAACAGATCATCATGCGTCAGCTTGCAGGAGAAGAAATGCCTTCTGAAAGTAACAACTCAAATAACCAATATTACCTGAAAGAAATAACAGCCGTGGAGGCACAAAGCAAACCCCATATTCATTATATCGATTCCATGATATATATACCACTCAAAAGGGAAACAGAGCCGGCTCGTATACTCACTACCGTTTACAGGGATGAAAACGGAAAATACTACGAATTAGTTGTCGCTATCCCCACCATTGAAAAAAAAGATCTCAAGGAGGCTATCCTTTACTGGATGATCTTTCTGTATTTCGGACTTTTATTTTGCATCCTCCTGATCAATGTCTGGATATACCACCAGAGTAACCGCCCCCTGCATAAATTACTTGCATGGCTCAACAGATACAAGATAGGAAAAGAAAACACTCCTTTAAACAATGATACGGGCATCACCGAATTCAAGAGACTGAACGAGGCAGTCGTCAAAAGTATGCAACGCAGTGAGGAAGTTTTCGAGGAACAAAAATTATTCATCGGGAACGCCTCCCATGAAATACAAACTCCCCTGGCCGTATGCCGCAACCGACTGGAAAACCTGATGGAAGACGAATCCCTCACCGAAACCCAACTGGAAGAGTTGTCGAAAACACTCCAGACCCTTGAACAGATCACCCGGTTAAATAAAACACTACTATTGCTCTCCAAAATAGAAAACAGGCAGTTTCCCGGCACACATCATATTGAGTTAAATTCCATCATAAAAAAGAATATCAACGACTATCAGGAAGTGTATGCCCATATGAATGTAGAAGTTGAAATCAGGGAATCCGGTATATTTAAAGTAATAATGAATGAAACGTTGGCTGATATACTGGTCAACAACATTATCAAAAATGCTTTTGTCCACAACATCGCAAATGGAAAGATCGTTATCGAAATCTCTCCGTCGAAACTTGTTATCAAAAACAGCGGACAGGAATTCGCCCTTGACTCCCAACTTATTTTCAAGAGGTTCCACCAGGGGAATAAAAAACCTGAATCCTCAGGGCTGGGCCTGGCTTTGATCAAATCGATATGCGATTTGGAAAAGCTACATATAAGCTATGCTTTTGAGAATAATTTTCATCGTTTTGAAATCTCCCGGTAA